The Dreissena polymorpha isolate Duluth1 chromosome 8, UMN_Dpol_1.0, whole genome shotgun sequence genome includes the window TAATATATTCTAAAAAGTCAATGTCATTTAGTTTTCGTATAAGTCCGTTTACATTCCACGAAATGATTTTTAACTTTCCATTGTCCTAATTATTTATTTCTTGGTAGGTGCCGTTCTGTCCTTTTACTAGTAGTCTGGATCCAGCCCATTTGGTGATTCTTCCAGCTGTGCGTTCTCTGTCAACTATGTGCTGTTTGGATCGCCTTTTTTCTAGTGTGGCCTTCGTTTGTTGAATTCCAACTCCTTGGTGTAGCGTCCTTAGATCTTGGTTGTTGTCGATTGAGGCTTTTCGGACGAGTTCTCGGTCAGAGTAATGGTGAAATTTTGCCACGATGGGTCGTGTTTTCCCGGGTGAAGCTTTTCCAATACGGTGTACTCTATCGAGCTCGATGTTCTTTTCAATCCGTAGCACATCTCGAATTAATGTCTTAATGGTTTTCTTCGCAATTTTCTTGATTTGATGTTTCTTTTATTCCATGAAATAGTAGATTTTCTCTTAGACTATGAAATTCCAATTTATCATTTGAGTCCTCAATctgggttaattttgtttgataAGTGTGCAGGATATTTTCGAATTTGTTGGTTTTTTCGTTGAAAATTTTGATCTGCTCTTCtgatttgttaagttttaatttaGTTTCTTCGAACTGTCCATTTATAAAGTTGCAGCTGTTTTCCATAGATTTTACTTGAAGTTCTAACTGTTCTACCTTTAGAGTGATTTTAGAGACGGATTCTTCAATTTTGTCTATCTTTGATACTACAATGTTGTTCTGTTGCTTGATTGTTTTTATGTCCTCTATCAATCCCTACATCAACGAGCATCACTgactttaaatgttaaatgtacaTTAAGTAACAGTCCTGTATTAGACATGTACAGAGTTTTTAAACCTACACTAGTATACGAATCTTATTTGGATTTGTTACCAAGGAGTTTGCGTACCCAATTTGTTAAGTTAAGAATTTCTGTTCACTTACTGAGAATCCAAACTGGGAGGTATGGCCGTAATAATATTCCTCGCAACGAAAGATACTGTGTATATTGCAATAGTagagatattgaagatgagtttcacttcgtttgtatttgtcaatgttatagtgttttacgacaaaaataccttaaaaggtaTTTATATGTTAATCCATCTGTGTTAAAGTATCACCAATTACTGACTTCATCCGATAAAAACGAATTTGTcaagttgtgtaaatatataaaagaagcatttGTAATTCGCAATTCGTTTATCAATAATACCATATAGCCGGTATCACCTACAAATCTTTCTGTCATTATATGTTTAGAAAATTTAATTTCTACATTTGTATTTTTcggtgtgtatttttttatatttgttttgaacttaaatataataaaaacgtgacatatttacttttatactgtatgtattaagacgatgaacttatgtataagtctaaataaaaatgtctgttctgttctgttctgttacaTTAGCAGATAAACGTTAATACCTTAACTAATTGATTGTtgataataacaaaaatattttaagactTACCGGTATCTAAAAAAACAACTGCAAAAGCATTATCCGGATTGGTAATGTTTCAGACAttattcttttaataattattattatccgCGTCATCCTAAAATGCGTCTAATTCCAATGCGACCAGAGTACGTACAGTCCAGCATGCACATCCGCGCAGAATGGTCGTCGATTGTGGAGGGACGCTGGAGTACCCGTAGGAAACCCCAACTCTTGCTGACACCAACAAAATTCACTTACTTCCAGAGACGGGGATTACTCCCCGGGTCATCTAGATGAGAACCGCGTGTACCAACCAGTGCGCCTACCGGAGAGCTTCGTTAATAAGACCACGAACCTTGCGGAACTTTATCTCGGACAGTGTTCCTCCTGACCCCACTGTGCGATTTCAAAGGCTGCActggagctacgcttgccacACATGACTTATGCGATTTCGCAGGTTGCTCTGGAGCTACTCTTGCCGCACATGACATATGCCCCATTTTTCCGTGATGCGGCTCATATTGCAATACATGTACACGTTATTTATTCTTGTAATGGTAATGAATAATCACAACAATTTAATTGCTGATTAGTGCCTAGATTGAATGTTTAAAGAATGGTGAtagattcaatgtttaaataATGGTGATACGATGTATTCTTCTCTTTTGATCGTTAGACTGGCTTGCACACTTATGAGTAGTTGCAGTTATTAACTGCTGCTTTTGTAATAAATTGACAAACATGAAAGAGTATTTCGAGTTAATTTGAATGTCTCTGGGaatatgaaataattaaaaaatattaaggaCATGCCTTCATATAGAGTTTCaagagtttcaaagtttattttgtaatccatgacatgtacaataaaaaacataaaataacacaatttacaaacatgcatggccaatcttataGATTTGTAAGATTTTTAAGTGTGTAATATTACGATTAAAACTATTGCCTTTTTTACAAGTACATGTTTCATTGGCATACATCATAAAAAACCATATTGCCCCTGTTAACCCTTTGTTTGTAAAACAGGGCACTTATGCGCAAAGAGAAAAATGATGTAAAAAGAGTGACTACCAGCTAGGATCAGATCCTAAGTGGACTGGTGAACAGTGGCcttctgtattttaataaaacagttatttcagATGGTAAAATAATAGGAGACATTTATATAATAAGCATCTAATTTCATTAAAACCTAAAGAACTATAGTTGAGCATTACAGAAAATTTATAATCTTTAATCCGATATAATAAATTCTATACACAAAGACGCTCCATATACTATCGACTTATGAGTAGAGTTTCTTACTATACACACGTACATTATatatcaaagataataaatatactatcgctgctatttacataaaacatacaacactactctttatttacatatgtaaaacgttcttctttgtaaaattaaaaagcaggTTTTGGCTAAGATTCTTGTTAATCCTTCATTGATAAAAAGGGATTTCAGCTTATCGCTATTcgacatgttcataaaatttggaGTAGAATCAACAGCTTCTTCAACAAGAGTATATCTGATATCATTATACATGCTACATTCTTATAATACATGAcattattttcaattgtattatctCTACAAAATGGACAGAAGTGTCTGTCAGCCGGCAGTCCTTCATAACTTCCTGTTTCGAGGCGAATCGGAGCAACGCCACACCTAAATGTACACAGGGCCAATCTATGACTCTTAGGGATTATTAACTTGCAATATTTCTCAACACCAAAGTTCTGCTTAAATATACAGCAGCTTCTAAGCTTATTTACACCTCTACCTGATACACCATTACAAGAGTTAATTCTATGTAGCCAATCTACTTTgtattcatttaacataaactttatattaatattatgctCTTTATAGTACTAATATACTATTATGTCATATATTACATTGTAAATACGGCGAAGTAATATATTGAACTAAGTAATTACGCATAATTAACAGCTTATTGTTTGATTGAAATTGAGTAAACCGTTTCGAACGAAACGTTTAATCGAGTGAACGTTAATTGAGTTGATTAAGGTGTCTACAGTGAGTGCAAaaacttttataacattttatgagTGATTAAATATGCCAGACGCTGTTATATAACATCGTTTAGTGTGGTATGAAATCATAACCATCACACTGTTACAGACAGCAGTTGTTTTCTTTTGTCGAAAGTAAAATACATACGTTCAAAAGCTACTACACTTACTAGGAACATGAAGACGTTACAATTATGTAAGTCcgatattataaaataatagttGTCAAATAGTTTTCTTCATATGTtgtatattaacaaatattaacctTTCTATTCAAGGAATTGTAGTTTAATACGTTTTCCAAAATCAGTTCCAGTAGCTGTTGCCATAATTTTGTTGCACAATGGGTGTAGATAATTATGTTGTTGTACGGATAGTTAAGAACATGTATGAGTTGAACCAAGAaagaatatataatttaaaactgTTTGCTGAAGATAATATTGTTATTGTAAATCATTAAATGTGTAATACAATCAGAAAAACATAAGCTctttatatattttagttttacaagtTATTTTAATAAGGCACATTTACACGTGGAAACTTGTAATATTGTAGAGATCAGTTCTTAAGCAAATTagaattattaatttttataataagaatCAATTACCGATGGTGCGTGATTTCACAGTATTTATCAGGTAGTTTTCCTCCGACCTATTCAAAGATCTACCAATAAACACGTTTATTGATAGAAGGACACCTGTTCATTCTGTATCTTTACCAGTACAATCACCAACCATCGATAACCAATATCATGTCAGAATCATGGTCTTTTATCTCCACGTGACTTCTATGGGACTTGCCAGTAAATGTTATGCACACGCCACAACATTCGGATTGGCTTACTATAGCTTTCTGGTTAGCGCAATGGCCGGCAAACAGGGTTCGATCCCCGCTCCCGGCTAACTGGCGCTAGATTGCTCGTCAACGAACCGGACAAGTTGGCTTTTTTCTTAGtaatccgccccccccccccaactaatGGCGATATAAAAATTGGGAAACTTTCAGTTTAAATTAAAAGGCTGGCATCTGCAGTTAAAATTCAAAATTCCTCCCGACTTTCGAGCGTcttataagtttatttaaaagGAGTGCCGGGAAACAGTCCGTTTAATGCCGCCTTAGGCTCGGAATGAATTCATAAATGTCAAACCTTTTCTCCGAACATTTTtcagaacataattttataacaCAAGCATTTGACagattctttaaaaaacaaaatgataagcaaaatgtttttttaatatatatagtaaatggattttgaagaaatcatataatataaaatatgcagatattttaacaaaacacgTTTTATATTACATGCTAAACGTGTTTCTGCTGAATATGGAACCGTTTTAGTAAGTAGTTAAAGTCaataaaataaagcaataattataattatgaaggggcaatatttaattaacaaaaagatTGCCTGTCCACTTTATGAACAGCGTTCGCATTGTTTGCAGTCTTGCATTGACACGAACGTTTTCAAATCTTTTGTTTGGTGGTGTGAATCTGTGAACAACTGTTTTTATGGTGAATTAATGACATTGTCTAAAACGTTGATTGCTAATGCAAGTCACATATCAACACGTGTCATAATCGGCTTGGAAACTGAACTGTGAATTGCCTGCATCTAAAAATAGTTATAATGATAATGCTATATAGTTATGCTTTTTTCGTTGTTCActtcattttcaaaattcaaaCAATTACGAGTTGTCCAGTTTTACATGAGATGGATATACATATTAAGTACTTAAACAGAACGAGAGGTATTTAAAGCAAAAACCTcaatttaattttacatttgtttatttatttttactgaagttattttaatttgacctaagtttatcttatttaatttagttaatttaatttagttaatttaattatgtttcatgttatttaccgcgcatggatggatgcatggatcGATAGactaaaaagttatttgaatttttatcaaatgtttcaTAATTCTACTTCTACTTTCCAGACCATGTCGGGTGCGACAGGCGCCGCTTGGGACAGACAGAAGATGAGAAAAACGTGACTCGTCTTCGGAATGTGATGCCAGAGAAGCTGGCCACGTTTTGCAAGATTCACCTCTCCTTCCTGCTCGAACTGGACGGTTCCAAGCTTGAAGAAATATTCGCGGAACAAGGGACCACTGACTTAAACGCGAACAAAAGGAAGTTGTCGATGCCGTTCTCCAGGAAAAAAGGTGAGAGTTAACTATACGAAAGGCTTGGAAAGGTTGGCATTAATAAAAAAACGGATGTGGTGACGAATCTGCTGTAATGAAATAGgatcataatttaatacagttttACTTTAGATTGTAAATACATCCTTTGATGTAATACTTTTAGCAATAGCGCAAACAATGGTTGATGGGCTTAAAGTTTATCCCATTATCATGAACAGCAAACTCCcttcaaatctttttttttcaacgttGCATAATTTCGAGTGCCTGTTAAATAGTCTGACCATCTTTGTAAGTGATAATGTCTCTGACAACCTAAGACCACACTATTATCAGAAAGTATCATCTGAATAAAGCCCCGACACCTCTACAGAGGCTGAGTTTATTCAACTGGCCCGATTGCGCAATATTTATTAGCTCTTATTTAACAATGTGTGAGTCAATGACAATTAAGTAATCTACGCTTAACGCAATAAACGTCCGTTTCGATTTCagctttttattgaaaataaacaaatctaACCTAAGATCAATCTGGCAATCAAACACTCCTATTTGGTTGCTATCTTGCTTGTTTATCTCCATTGCCCATTATTGCAGAGAGAAATTTAAGTTAGTTTAGGGGAATTGCAACAGGCAACACTTTTATTGAGTTCTAGTCATTCAGTTACAGCATCAAGCGTCCAGATGTGATACTTTTATGGCTACTTTGCATGCACTGAGTAAATTTGAAATCCCAAATTAAACATCGACCAGGCTCACTGGCAATCAATTGTGCTGCCTGGGCATAACATTCTATCAGTTTGATCTCATTTTAAACCTGTATTGTAATCTTATTGTCAGGTCTCTATTCAACCATGTCTGATGTGCAAAATAAAGCGtcttatttattaaacatgttttggtaattattgtcaacatattaaaatgtgtggtttattacaaacaaacaaacatttacacataTCAACTTTCTTACTTATAGTTTTGTGTAAGTACACTTTAAAGATACGAGCACACTGACTAGCAAATAAAGAACAACGTTTCATTTGCTAATGACCTCAGTATCTGCTTATGTTAAGGATACAATGGCTtaacaaatgttcatttttaaagaaaattactcGTTATAATATCTATTATAATAACTTCGTTTGTTTATCCTCAGATCGCGCCGCGTCCAGTCAAGCTCCACTCTCAAGCGACCTATTGGGTGTCATGAGCTGCCTAATCAGCTTCCTTCAGCAGCCAGACTGCCTGTGCACAGAGGGACTGTTCCGCAAGACCGGTAACGTCTCACGCCAGCGACTTCTCCGTGAGTGGATCGCCCAGGGAGCGGATGACCTCCACCTCGGGGATGGCACGTTCTCACCCCACGACGTTGCTACTGTCCTCAAGCAGTTACTCAGTGAGCTGCCAGAACCCCTTCTTACACAGAAACATTACGAGGCGCACATGCAGATCTCGGGTAGGTTTCATGaattgttattgattttttttattaaatctaagttttatttcaaattaaaaataattgtaatatttagTGTACACACACTCTGCTATAAAgtcttttataaaaatatattattagttgtacatgtattaaaacGTGAACAAACTAAcaatacataattttaataaacattatttttttttcacgATGAACTACAGAATTCTTCAGACACAATgtcataaatgataaatatatcaaACCTATCTCCCTTTCAGAACTAAGTCTGAACTGCCTCTCAGACGCAGACAAGAAGCGCTCTGATGAGAAGCATGTAAAGGCCCTCCAGCTTCTTGTACAGCTGTTACCCCGCGAGAACGCCGCTCTGCTCGAATCTCTTCTCGACCTTCTGAACCGGGCTACCAAGGTCGCCGAAAACAAGATGTCCGCGGAATCGCTTGGCATAATCTTCGCGCCGAGTTTAATCTGCCCCCGGAAGTTGGCGCCGCAAGCGATGCAAGACGCATTGGCAACGCAGAGCAAGGCGGTGTCGATGATGATCGAGAACTCTGGTGCAGTGTTCGAGGTGCCGCGGGAGCTGGCCGATGACGTAGCACACTTCTGGCGCGTCATGGAAGACGTTTTGGACGGAAGCAAGAGCTGTGCGGATAGGGTGAACATCAGAAAGTCTATGGTAAGGAGATGTTGTGGTGATTAAAATGATACTTATAAATCGTCCTCCTCTAGGATTATTGTCTTAAGTTCAAATAGACAATACAAACTGTTATTTTCGAAGTATATTTCTTAGACAATTATGTACTTGATTTATGCTACAGTTCTCATAAAGAATAACACAAGTAATTAACaaagcatattttttatatatagaatCAACAACTGGATATGAGCTAAGTTCACAAACACAATAACAACTGTAATTTACCAAGCATATTTCTTACACAATCCGTTCTTTTTGTCTTGCAGTATATAAACCGCTCAAGACCCGCTAGCGCCGTTCTAACATCTGCCGATCGCAAGTCCCCGGAGACGTTTGATTGTGCCCAAGACACTCATGTCTTTACGCATGATCAGTCGACGGTCGAGTCAGTCGAGTGTGAAAGCAATCAAAAACTGATGAAGCAGTTGGACCGTGTCGACAGCAGGCGCAATCACTATCGAAAGAACGGAAAGCACTCTCGTAGCAGGTCAATTGGGGCGTCAATCAAGGTAAATATTGCGACAATCGCATatgagataataataataataatacttattataataatatttttattatgatgcttaaaaaaaaaaaattatgtaagtcACGCAAAGTTGCAGTATGTAATTCATATGAATATTTTCCACATAGTCATAAAAAGTGTGAGTTTAtaactcatttttatttttattttacaaacctTATTTTACAGCAAAATTGCGAAATCgtggaaaataatacatttataggCATTTGACTTTACCATCTCCAATGTCTTACCAGTGTCCTTCTCCCATGTTTTCAGAAACACTTGCTGAGAAAAAGCAAATCTCAAGAGTTATGTGATTCGCAGAGCGGCGAGGAGTTGGGCTGCAGCATAACCAAAGCGACTTCCATCGACAGCGTTGACAGCATTTCATTTAATGAAACCATCGACAGCAAGCTTGAACCTCTGCTGGTAGGTTATCGTTAAAGAttgatattaaatattaaaattgtaatcattAACAATAATTGCTGACATTTTCACTGAGAAATAGATCCAACTAGTTAAGAGGAACAGTTTATTGGTCGTCATGTTTTAGCTACCAGAACCCATGTGTTTTAACAATCATCCAAAgataaaataaattcaaacacaTCTGTTGCAAATAGTTTATGAGCGTaagttttcttcatttttaatAAGCAATATTCTTAATTGTATTGCAGAGACACAATCCAGCCGTGCACATCGTCGACTTGGAGGCCTCCCCTCGCAAAGTGAGGCCATACTCGCGTCTAATCAACGAAAACATCGACGACGAGGCATCCGATTCAAAGTCACAGTACCGCCCGCCCACCCCCTGCAAGATACTGCTCCCGAACACGCCTCTTTCGAGATCCCGACCGGTTGCCGTGGTTTACCCCATCACCAAGATGACGGACAGACTACCAGACGTACTCTTGTGAGCGTGCAGACGTCACCGGGATGTAAACGATTTCTCCGAAACCTCGATTGAGGTCTAAacttcaacccatttatgccgagtggactctcccatccttctaaattggatcaattcatttccaatattagggatgtctagtatatttatttctatatttagaatatttcttacaaaaattcctttaagcaaacagcgcagaccctgatgatcagtttgccaaggctttttttctagacgctatgcatataTTGGATTACAACCAATGTCTATGATTTCGTTGTATTAAAATTTTTAAAGGTGCAAACATACAATTCCAAGTGCGTTCAGAAGTTCAGAGTCACGTATAGAGTGACCCTACGTGATATTATTAGAAACTTACTTGTCAAAATGTGCTGACATGTACGCTGTAGCGAACGACTTTTTCTCGTGATGAACGTGACAGTTCTTCACCGGTTGCTTACAATGTAAAAGTTAAACAATTGAAACTTtactatatttattattattattattattattatttttattattattattattattattattattattattattattattattattattattattattattatgatgatgatgatgatgatgatgatgatgatgatgatgatgatgatgatgatgatgatgattatgattatgattattattacatatataattGTACCATATTTATCTTTGACTCCACATTCCATTCTCTTATGCCCATGGTACCCTTTGTCGTCGACCCATTTCTTTCTTTTCCACCATCAAAGTCGTGTCTACATACCGGCACAGTATTAGCTAAAATATGAGAATGTGTTTTCAGTTCATATAAATAATTCTTAATTATAATGTACGCTTCTATATTGTTCTTTCCAGTTCGTTATAGTGCTAGGTTTTTGTATTGCGTTGTTAATTGAACTATGTGTGTTATAAAGTCTGTACATATGTATGCAATTTCtaataaattaaatgcaaatcaagagtataaaataaataggagccttgctgtgtgaaaagggggtttaatgcatgcgcgtttagtgtcgtcccagattagcctttgcaatcaAGGACGTCACTAtccgccataactggatttttgctaagaagaaaatttatttaaacgaaaaatacaataaacgcgGAAAGTCTCGTCCTGATCTGAAataacacttaaagcacatgcattcaacctcttttttacagagcaaggcccatatataAAAACAACGCTTTGTCACATTTAAACGTAAAACAGAATcatgtacggaatccggatagggtcaagttgagtgtcgcgtgtcgaccttcgaggtcgacacacgacattcaagcgacattctctcgacgctcaatacgacgcgcgacaatcatgcgacaatcaatatttgagtgtcgcatatcccgctgggttttagaaaaaaaaatcgcagaaaatattgactgtcgactgtattgtcgcgcgtcgtattgagcgtcgagatatgtcgcttgaatgtcgcgagaatgtcgtgtgtcgaccttcgagcgcgacattCGACATTctcacgacattctctcgacgcacgatacgacgcgcgacattcaatatgatatatctcgagaatgtcgcctgtcgacctaaaaatcgctaggtcgacacacgacattctctcgacgcacgacattctctcgacacaCGATATGACGctcgcgcgatatatcgagccaatatcgcgcaaatGTCGCTTGTCGAccctcgacgcacgacattctcccgacgcacgatatgacactcgcccgatatatcgagccaatatcgcgcaagtgtcgcttGTTGACCtaaaacccctaggtcgacacacgacattctctcgacgctcaatacgacgcgcgacaatcatgcgacaatcaatatttgagtgtcgcatatcgcgctgggttttagaaaaaaaaaattcgcagaaaatcttgactgtcgactgatttgtcgcgcgtcgtattgagagaatgtcgcttgaatgtcgcgagaatgtcgtgtgtcgaccttcgagcgcga containing:
- the LOC127840518 gene encoding rho GTPase-activating protein 19-like, which codes for MRLIPMRPEYVQSSMHIRAEWSSIVEGRWSTHHVGCDRRRLGQTEDEKNVTRLRNVMPEKLATFCKIHLSFLLELDGSKLEEIFAEQGTTDLNANKRKLSMPFSRKKDRAASSQAPLSSDLLGVMSCLISFLQQPDCLCTEGLFRKTGNVSRQRLLREWIAQGADDLHLGDGTFSPHDVATVLKQLLSELPEPLLTQKHYEAHMQISELSLNCLSDADKKRSDEKHVKALQLLVQLLPRENAALLESLLDLLNRATKVAENKMSAESLGIIFAPSLICPRKLAPQAMQDALATQSKAVSMMIENSGAVFEVPRELADDVAHFWRVMEDVLDGSKSCADRVNIRKSMYINRSRPASAVLTSADRKSPETFDCAQDTHVFTHDQSTVESVECESNQKLMKQLDRVDSRRNHYRKNGKHSRSRSIGASIKKHLLRKSKSQELCDSQSGEELGCSITKATSIDSVDSISFNETIDSKLEPLLRHNPAVHIVDLEASPRKVRPYSRLINENIDDEASDSKSQYRPPTPCKILLPNTPLSRSRPVAVVYPITKMTDRLPDVLL